Sequence from the [Clostridium] scindens genome:
AAAGACGCGCCTTCGGAAATCGTCATGGAACTGGCTTCCCAGAAGGCACGTGATGTATATGAACATTATGGGGATGCAGACTGCGTGGTGATCGGCGCGGATACCATCGTCGCATACAACGGGGAAATTCTTGGAAAGCCCGCCAATCAGTCAGAAGCCTATGATATGCTGGCCATGCTGGCAGATCGGACCCATCAGGTCTTTACCGGCGTCTCTTTGATCATGGCCAAAGGAGGCCAGGTCCATACCCGTACCTTCTTTGAAGCCACGGATGTCACCTTCTATCCGATCAGCAAGGAGGACCTGCGTTCCTACACAGAGACAGGGGATTCCTTAGACAAGGCGGGAGCCTACGGCATCCAGGGGCCTTTTGCCATTCACGTCAAATGCATCCGTGGAGACTATAACAATGTAGTGGGCCTTCCCGTCAGCAGACTCTATCAGGAACTGCTCCGGGAGTACGTATCTCCTTTGTCACTTCCATAATCATAGTTTTTTTTGGAAGGGCTCTTCCATCCTGAGGAGATCTGCCGTCGCAGGTCTGTATCATACCTTTGCGGCGGCTTGATATCCAGTATTTTATGCATCACATCATTGGCGTTAGCGTAATTAAAGGATTCCGTATCCATAATCTGACGCTGTGCGCCTTCCCAGTCATATGCTTCTCCTGTTTTCTGATATTTGCGGCGATAGTATGCTATGTCGCTGATGACCCTGCCTTTTTGATCTTCTTCCAGCACGTTCCACTGGCTCACAAAATTTCCATGGATATCTACAATGAATTCCGCATGGAAATCCGGCGACAGGCGCTTTTTATTTTCCCTGCCCTTCGCATACCTTTTGTAATCGGAATCGGACGGGTATTTATTGTGAAGCCGGGCAGGCTCCCGAAGCAGTCTCTGCCCTCCCAGCCCACCTGCAACTGCCGGCTTATGCACGTATAATTCCAGAGCCTCTTCATCCGTCATTCCAGGCTTCTTAAAGCGCCCTCTGATATAGCGGATATTGTGGCGGTCGATGTACATGCGGAACTGATGCAGCATTCGTGCCTGCGTGACATTCTTAAGCCCCATGATTCCCTGTTCGCCGCAATAGGCACGGATGCTTTCTGCATAATGTCCGAACGCTTCGCTGTGAGGCGGCGTATTCTTGTCAAACACGAATCCATGCCCCAGCTGCAGCATGCCATGAATATCCAGATATCCGCCGCATTTTCGAAGCAGTTCCATAGGATCCGGATACATACGCATTCCTCCCGTTCTGTCCTTGCAGCGTTTTTCTTCCTATGTTATTATATTCCATAGCAAAAAAAGGAGAATGATCATGCACTCAAGCCAGTTAAAGCAAAAATCCGAAAAATCAGCCTTAAAAATATCCCTGACCGGCAGCACCGTCTTCGTTGGACTGGAATTGCTCATGGCAATCTATACCAGTTCCCAGGCTGTCCTTCTGGATGCCGTCTACGATGGCGTGGAACTTTTGATGATCTTCGTATCCTTGTCCCTGGTTCCCCTGCTTTATAAGCCCTCCAACGAAAGCCGCCCCTTTGGCTATCTGCAGATTGAATCCTTGTTTGTCGTCGTAAGGGGCGCCATCATGGTTGCCGTAACCGTTGGGCTGATTGTAAATAATATCCAGATCATCCTTCACGGCGGCCGGCACGTAAACTTTTCCGCAGTGGCTTATTTTGAACTTGCGGCTACCGTGATCAGCTTTATCGTCATTCTTCTTTTAAGGCGTATGAACGCAGATCTCACTTCGCCTATCGTCACTATGGAGATTCAGGAATGGAAGATCGACGCGGTGGCATCCTTAGGAATGTCTGCCGCTTTCTTTCTCCCTCTGCTCATCCAGGCCGAATGGTTTGTTCCCCTTACCAAATATCTCGACCAGGCCATCGCCATCATCCTTTCGATCTTTATGCTCCCAGTGCCGGTACGCGCCGTGACAACCGGCCTTAGAGATCTGTTCCTTCTGCCGCCCGAAGAAGAGACGGTGCAGAATATCAAAGACATTATAACGCCGATACTGGATGCCTACGGCTACGACAAACTCTACTTCGACATCGTTCGGACAGGCCGTAAATTATGGATCAGCGTCTATATTACTTTTGACCGCGACGAAGTCTCCATCTCCCGGTTCCGTATCGTGCAGAAATTCATCATACAGGCCCTCTCCAAAGAGTACCAGGATTTTTATTTCGAACTGCTTCCTGACATTGAATACAATGACGAGACGGAAGTCTAAGAAAATAACAAAATCCTAGGCGGATTTTTGGCCTTTTTCGTAGTACTTTTTTGCTGCCGCGCCGATAGACTCTTTCAAGATCTCCATCAAGTCATCTACCTGCTTTTTCGTTACGGTCAGCGGCGGAATCATCCGGTTCACCTTGTCTCCAATGGCTGTGATCAAGGCATGCCTGTTCAGCACCTCATGCTTTACTTCTACTGCGATCGGCAGATCGTATTCACATCCCACAAGAAGTCCCCTGCCTCTTGCTTCTGCCACATGGGGAAGCCTTGCCATCTTCTTTAGCATATACGCGCCCACTTCTCTGGCATTTTTACTCAGGTCCTTATCTAGAATCTCCGTTACAGAAGCAAGCGCAGCGGCACATGCCAGCGCATGGCCTCCATAGGTAGAGCCGTGGGTTCCTGTCCCGAATGCGCGCGCTAATTTTTCTGTCGCGCAGCATGCGCCGATAGGCATGCCTCCGCCCATGGCTTTTGCCATGGATACGGCATCCGGCTTCACCCCATATCCCATGTATGCCATTGGTGCCCCGGTACGTCCCCATCCGGTCTGCACCTCGTCCAGCAGAAGAAGCATGTCATTGTCATCGCACAGTTTGCGCAGCCCTTCCATGAATTCCCGGGTGGCAGGATGAACGCCTCCCTCCCCCTGTACAGGTTCTATCATGATGGCAATGGTATTCTTAGTTACCTTTGACGCAAAATCCTTCAGATCATTGAATCTGGCATAGGAGAATCCCGGAAGGACAGGCCTGAATCCGTCCTGGATAGGGCCATCCGGCTGCCCTGTGGCAGACAGGGCTCCATAAGTCCTTCCATGGAATCCGCCTTTGGCTGTGATGATATGGTATCTTTCCGGGCCGTAATTGTCGACGCCATACTTTCTTGCCATCTTTATCATGCATTCATTGGCTTCCGTCCCTGAATTCTGATAGAATATCTTATCCATCCCGATCGTATCGCATATCTTCTTTGCCAGGATTGCCTGAGGCACGGTATAAGGATAGTTGAACGTATGCACGATGTCATCCGCCTGCTCCTTGATTGCGGCAATCACCTTTGGATTCCGGTTTCCGGGGCTGTTCACCGCCACGCCTCCATAGAAGTCCAGATATGCATTTCCTTCATGGTCATAGAGATACATGCCTTCTGCCCGCTCTGCGATAAAATCATAACGCTCATAAGTCTCAATCATATACTTCTCTGCTATTTCTTTTAGTTCCCGGGGTGTCAATCCTGTGTCTTTGAGTCTCATCGCCTTCTCCTCGCTTTCTTTTTCCTACATGCCGTCGAATACAAAAAGGGCGCCGTATCTATGATACGGCACCCTTGCCTTTAACGTCTCCAGTATATACTTCCATTTCTGAAAGGTCAATACTTTTTTAGGATTCTTTGGAAAACAGGCTTCTGAAACTGTCTTTCAGTTCCCAGACCTTGTCCGGGATGTCATCCTTCTTCTCTTGATACATGGTATGGAAGAAGTCGCAGATATACAATGCGATTATAAGCGTTCCTCCGATTCTGCCGGCAATGACCGGAATGGCATCCACCAGATTTACCACGACATTATGCAGGAAGAAGAACAGCATAAGCGTATAGAAGCCCCAGGCTATCGAACTTTCCATACAGATAATTCCTTTATAATTGCACGGTTTCTCCTTGTAATCCCACCAGATCTCACCGAATATCTTATTCATGATCAATGCAGTCAGAAATTCGATTGCCGTAGCCAGCACCATTCCCAGCACGAACAGCGTGAAAGGATTCTGGCTGTATGGCCGTAATATAAAGAATACCGTCAGCGCCCCTACGCCATATATCGGGCAGTAAGGCCCTTTTGCAAATCCTCTGTTGGTCAGCTTGCGGTTACAGACTGACATATAGATAGATTCCACAATCCAGCCCATAATGCTATAGACCAGAAACCAAAGCACCACATGATATGCACTCCATCCAAATATCACCTTGTTCCACCACATAATAGTCTCCTTATAGAAAAAGCGTGCAGCGATAGGAAACACCATTTCCTATTACATAAAAATAGAGTGTTGAATCGTCCAACACTCTATTTATTGCACATATTAGTTATACTTACGTTTTCTAGCAGCTTCAGATTTTTTCTTACGTCTTACGCTTGGCTTTTCGTAATGTTCTCTCTTACGAATCTCCTGCTGAATGCCAGCTTTCGCACAGTTTCTTTTGAATCTGCGTAAAGCGCTATCTAACGTCTCGTTCTCTTTAACGATTACATTTGACATAGTCTCACACCTAACCTCCCTCCAGTCCTATATTGTGCATCATACGACTGTTCGGGTATTTTTATTGCACTACATAAGATTATAGCACATATTTCCTCTACGTCAATATTTTTTCATCATTTTTCACGATATTATTTACTGATTTCCGTTTGCTGACTGCCATATAGACCGGGAGGCCGATCAGCGTCACTGCGATACTGCCTGCGGACAGCAGCGTTGACTGCAGCCCGGACATGAATATCTGGTTAATGATTACGTAGATTCCGCTTATGATCGCGATCAATGGCACCACCGGATAAAGCGGCACTTTATAAGTCCTGACCGCATCAGGACGGTCTTTTCTCAGTTTCATAACGCCGATAAAAGTAAGCGTATAGAAGGTCCAGCTGGAAAATACGGCAAGGTCCGTCAGCAGGTTGAACTGCCCGCTGATTGCATAGATACAGCCAATTCCTCCTACCAGGATGATGGAATTTGTAGGAACCTGCGCCTTATTCAGCCTTGCCAGAGACTTGCTGAATGGGAAATTGCCTTCCGCTGCCAGGGAATATGCCACTCTGGAGCCGGATAATACAAATCCGTTGCAGGCGCCAAACACGGATATCATGATGCCGACGGAAACAATCTTGCCTCCCACATCTCCAAAGATCTTCAGGGCCACCGCAGAAGCAGGCGCTGTCATTCCCGCCAGCTCGCTTGCCGGAAGAACCCAGAGGTATGAAATGTTGATAATAAAGTAGACGCCCATGATCACGGATACGCCGCCAACGATCGCAATAGGAAGATCCCTTCCCGGATTCTTCATCTCCCCGGCAATAGCGCCTACATTGGTCCATCCTTCAAAAGCAAACAGGATGGCAACCATCAGCTGCCCAAGGACAACCGCCGGGCTAAGCCCGTCTCCCACCATTGGCGTAAAGATCGGGTTTGCCCCGCCGCCCTTTATGAATCCGAATATCATTAGCAGAATCAAAGGAATCAATTTGCAGACGGTAAAGATGATCTGCACGCTGCCGCCTACCTTTGAGCCCAGGCTATTTAAAAAGATGATCAGGATGATAATGCCAATCGCAAGGGGCACCGTGAATCCATCGCCGATAAACAGTGCCGCCTGCTGGGCGCATACAACTGCCAGGGCAGACGTCATGGCCGGGTAGAACAATATGGTCTGGACCCATCCTGCCAGGAATCCTACCACCGGATTGTAAATTTCTTCCAGATACGCCACCATTCCTCCTGTCTTTGGAATCATGATAGCAACCTCCGCGAAAGTAAGCGCCGCGGCAATACTTGCAAGCCCGGTGATGATCCAGGCAATCATGCCGAGTCCCGGTGCCCCTCCTGTAGCCGTGTAGATAGCCTGCGGCTTAAAAAACACGCCGGAGCCGATGACGCAGCCAACCACGATCGCCATGGCAGTCGCAACGCCCAGATTCTTCTTCAGTCCCTTCTTCTCTTCCATAACTCTTATCTCCTTTGCTTCGTTTTAAATAATTTTTCAGATAAAAAAGAGGGTACAAGACACGCAAATAACGGTCCTGTACCCTCTGTATTTTTACCTGAAAGTTTTACTTCTACGGTGGCCTTATAAAAAAGGCTCTTTCCAGAGTCCCATCCATAGCGGGTATTGGCACCTGAAAGTTTCTCAGAGCGGTTAGGAGCCTCTCTGATTGCTTCATCGGTTTTCCGAGTGTATCATACGGAAATCTTCCTCGCTACTTCATCTGGCAATATTCATTTGTAAATAGTATATGTGAAATCCTATTTACTGTCAACCATAGTTATTTTTGTAACCTTCCTGACAAGGAACAGACAATTACGCCAGCTGGCCTTCCAGAACTTCTGCCGCTTTCGCGATTGCATCCTCCATGCCTGCAGGATTCTTGCCGCCCGCCTGGGCCATGTTCGGACGTCCGCCGCCACCGCCGCCGACAAGGCCGGCAATTGCCTTAATAAGGTTTCCCGCATGGGCTCCCTTGTCGATAGCGCCCTTTGTGGCTGTAGCCATCAGGCTTACTTTTCCGTCGGTTGCTGACGCGATCACGATGACGCCTTCGCCTAGTTTTTCCTTCAGCTGGTCGCCAAGGTCGCGCAGGCCATTCATGTCCACGCCCTCTACCTTTGTCGCAAGGAGCTTGACGCCTTTAATCTCTACGACCTGGTCCATCACATCTCCCATGGCATCCTGGGCAAGCTTGCTCTTTAAACTGTCCACCTCGCTGTGGAGCGCTTTATTTTCTGCCTGGAGATGGGTGATCTTCTCCGTCAGCTTATCCGGGGCAGCCTTTAACAGTTTCGCTGCCTCATGGAGTTTTTCTTCCAGTTCGTCATAATATTTCAACAGCCCTTTGGATGTCAATGCCTCAATCCTCCGAACACCTGCTGCGACACCTGTCTCTGAAAGAATCTTGAATGCGGTAATGACGCCAGTATTGGCCACATGCGTGCCGCCGCAGAATTCGATGGAAAAGTCTCCCATGCTTACCACACGGACGATGCTGCCGTATTTCTCTCCGAAAAGCGCTGCCGCACCAGTCTTTTTCGCCTCCTCGATGGGCATATTCTGAACCTTTACGTTCAGGCAGTTCATGATCTGCTCATTGACGATTGCTTCCACCTTCTTTAATTCTTCCTCCGTAAGGGCAGAAAAATGCGTAAAGTCAAAACGCAGCCTGTCCGCATTGACAGAGGATCCTGCCTGCTCTACGTGATTGCCCAGGACCATGCGAAGCGCCTTGTGAAGGAGGTGGGTGGCACTGTGGTTATTGGCAGAAAGCATCCGGTTATCCGGATCTACTTCCAGCGTTGCTTTGTCCCCAACCTTGATCATGCCCTTTGATACATAGCCAATATGGCCGAATTTGCCGCCCAGAAGTTTTACCACATCCTCCACGATAAATTCGCCGTCCGCGGTGCGGATGATTCCTTTATCCGCCTCCTGGCCGC
This genomic interval carries:
- a CDS encoding Maf family protein, which encodes MKYILASASPRRKELLEQAGFRFQVIPSSVEEKITKDAPSEIVMELASQKARDVYEHYGDADCVVIGADTIVAYNGEILGKPANQSEAYDMLAMLADRTHQVFTGVSLIMAKGGQVHTRTFFEATDVTFYPISKEDLRSYTETGDSLDKAGAYGIQGPFAIHVKCIRGDYNNVVGLPVSRLYQELLREYVSPLSLP
- a CDS encoding DUF3114 domain-containing protein, which translates into the protein MYPDPMELLRKCGGYLDIHGMLQLGHGFVFDKNTPPHSEAFGHYAESIRAYCGEQGIMGLKNVTQARMLHQFRMYIDRHNIRYIRGRFKKPGMTDEEALELYVHKPAVAGGLGGQRLLREPARLHNKYPSDSDYKRYAKGRENKKRLSPDFHAEFIVDIHGNFVSQWNVLEEDQKGRVISDIAYYRRKYQKTGEAYDWEGAQRQIMDTESFNYANANDVMHKILDIKPPQRYDTDLRRQISSGWKSPSKKNYDYGSDKGDTYSRSSS
- a CDS encoding cation diffusion facilitator family transporter, translating into MHSSQLKQKSEKSALKISLTGSTVFVGLELLMAIYTSSQAVLLDAVYDGVELLMIFVSLSLVPLLYKPSNESRPFGYLQIESLFVVVRGAIMVAVTVGLIVNNIQIILHGGRHVNFSAVAYFELAATVISFIVILLLRRMNADLTSPIVTMEIQEWKIDAVASLGMSAAFFLPLLIQAEWFVPLTKYLDQAIAIILSIFMLPVPVRAVTTGLRDLFLLPPEEETVQNIKDIITPILDAYGYDKLYFDIVRTGRKLWISVYITFDRDEVSISRFRIVQKFIIQALSKEYQDFYFELLPDIEYNDETEV
- a CDS encoding aspartate aminotransferase family protein — encoded protein: MRLKDTGLTPRELKEIAEKYMIETYERYDFIAERAEGMYLYDHEGNAYLDFYGGVAVNSPGNRNPKVIAAIKEQADDIVHTFNYPYTVPQAILAKKICDTIGMDKIFYQNSGTEANECMIKMARKYGVDNYGPERYHIITAKGGFHGRTYGALSATGQPDGPIQDGFRPVLPGFSYARFNDLKDFASKVTKNTIAIMIEPVQGEGGVHPATREFMEGLRKLCDDNDMLLLLDEVQTGWGRTGAPMAYMGYGVKPDAVSMAKAMGGGMPIGACCATEKLARAFGTGTHGSTYGGHALACAAALASVTEILDKDLSKNAREVGAYMLKKMARLPHVAEARGRGLLVGCEYDLPIAVEVKHEVLNRHALITAIGDKVNRMIPPLTVTKKQVDDLMEILKESIGAAAKKYYEKGQKSA
- a CDS encoding putative ABC transporter permease, with product MWWNKVIFGWSAYHVVLWFLVYSIMGWIVESIYMSVCNRKLTNRGFAKGPYCPIYGVGALTVFFILRPYSQNPFTLFVLGMVLATAIEFLTALIMNKIFGEIWWDYKEKPCNYKGIICMESSIAWGFYTLMLFFFLHNVVVNLVDAIPVIAGRIGGTLIIALYICDFFHTMYQEKKDDIPDKVWELKDSFRSLFSKES
- the rpsU gene encoding 30S ribosomal protein S21 — its product is MSNVIVKENETLDSALRRFKRNCAKAGIQQEIRKREHYEKPSVRRKKKSEAARKRKYN
- a CDS encoding APC family permease, which codes for MEEKKGLKKNLGVATAMAIVVGCVIGSGVFFKPQAIYTATGGAPGLGMIAWIITGLASIAAALTFAEVAIMIPKTGGMVAYLEEIYNPVVGFLAGWVQTILFYPAMTSALAVVCAQQAALFIGDGFTVPLAIGIIILIIFLNSLGSKVGGSVQIIFTVCKLIPLILLMIFGFIKGGGANPIFTPMVGDGLSPAVVLGQLMVAILFAFEGWTNVGAIAGEMKNPGRDLPIAIVGGVSVIMGVYFIINISYLWVLPASELAGMTAPASAVALKIFGDVGGKIVSVGIMISVFGACNGFVLSGSRVAYSLAAEGNFPFSKSLARLNKAQVPTNSIILVGGIGCIYAISGQFNLLTDLAVFSSWTFYTLTFIGVMKLRKDRPDAVRTYKVPLYPVVPLIAIISGIYVIINQIFMSGLQSTLLSAGSIAVTLIGLPVYMAVSKRKSVNNIVKNDEKILT